A DNA window from Paraclostridium bifermentans contains the following coding sequences:
- a CDS encoding baseplate J/gp47 family protein — MFSSQTYEVIRQRILDKFPNLLNKREGSYSSNLISPTSLELAKAYINMGDILSLGFIETNFDSFLDRRVNELGVYRKQGKKAHGQIKVTGVEETKIENGTIVSYNNLRYLVLNDIVLPDTDILEVEALEVGVIYNVIKGTNFELIETNSNIKSLIALNDFVGGIDVETDEELRKRFVKSMDNPSTSGNKAHYEEWALEVSGVERAIVTPLWNGNGTVKVLAIGNNNKPLSSEIVEEVKLHIMENMPIGVNLTVVTPTVLDIHLVASVKLINGYTIEDVKKSLEVELNLYLKDVTNLFVYSKVYGLLANLDSVEDVISLSINGTTSNISISSDKIPNINTINISEVVA, encoded by the coding sequence AGAATTTTAGATAAGTTTCCTAATTTATTAAATAAAAGAGAAGGAAGTTACTCAAGTAATTTGATTTCTCCTACATCTTTAGAACTTGCAAAAGCTTATATAAATATGGGTGATATTCTTAGTTTAGGATTTATAGAAACAAACTTTGATAGTTTCTTAGATAGAAGAGTTAATGAGCTCGGGGTATATAGGAAACAAGGTAAAAAAGCACATGGTCAGATTAAAGTTACAGGCGTAGAAGAAACTAAAATAGAAAATGGAACTATTGTATCATATAACAATTTAAGGTATTTAGTTTTAAATGATATAGTACTGCCTGATACTGACATCTTAGAGGTGGAAGCCTTAGAAGTTGGAGTTATTTACAATGTTATAAAAGGCACTAATTTTGAGTTAATAGAAACTAATAGCAATATAAAAAGTTTAATTGCTTTGAATGATTTCGTAGGTGGAATTGATGTAGAAACTGACGAAGAATTAAGAAAAAGATTCGTTAAAAGTATGGATAATCCTAGTACTAGTGGAAATAAAGCACATTACGAAGAATGGGCATTGGAGGTAAGTGGAGTTGAAAGGGCAATTGTGACACCGCTTTGGAATGGAAACGGTACTGTAAAAGTTTTAGCTATAGGAAATAATAATAAGCCTTTATCTTCTGAAATAGTAGAAGAAGTTAAGCTTCATATAATGGAGAATATGCCTATTGGGGTTAACTTAACCGTTGTAACTCCTACGGTCTTAGATATACATTTAGTGGCTTCTGTTAAGTTAATTAACGGTTATACTATAGAAGATGTTAAGAAAAGCTTAGAAGTTGAATTAAATCTTTATTTAAAAGATGTTACTAATCTGTTTGTATACAGTAAGGTATATGGATTGTTAGCAAATTTAGATAGTGTGGAAGATGTTATAAGTTTGAGTATAAATGGCACAACTTCTAATATCTCAATATCCAGTGATAAAATTCCAAATATAAATACTATAAATATAAGTGAGGTGGTAGCTTGA
- a CDS encoding N-acetylmuramoyl-L-alanine amidase family protein → MAMYKVYLDAGHGGNDSGAVGVRNVFEKNIVLDICNRIKKILESRNVEVRMSRSTDVFKTLSQRTSDANKWGADALVSIHCNSFKDLNSKGLETFCLKFKYRKLADCIHDELINDKLYTVNRGVKEGNLHMVRESNMAACLIELGFISNAEDLNLIESKKDEFALAIADGICNYLGVKFNSNPPIQKVEVYNIITGGFGSKENAQKQLDYLHGLTGWYLELEEQKPGDWRIRTGGFTGEGRVKREMAALTELTGWWCTYEKEK, encoded by the coding sequence ATGGCAATGTACAAAGTTTATTTAGATGCAGGACATGGTGGGAATGATAGTGGAGCAGTAGGCGTCAGAAATGTATTTGAAAAGAATATAGTTTTAGATATATGTAATAGGATTAAGAAGATATTAGAAAGTAGAAACGTAGAAGTTAGAATGTCTAGAAGCACAGATGTATTTAAAACTTTATCTCAAAGGACTTCTGATGCTAATAAATGGGGTGCTGATGCTTTAGTATCAATTCATTGTAATAGCTTTAAAGATTTAAACTCAAAAGGCTTAGAAACTTTTTGCCTTAAGTTTAAATATAGAAAGTTAGCAGATTGCATTCACGATGAATTAATAAACGACAAGCTATATACTGTAAACCGTGGAGTTAAAGAAGGTAACCTTCATATGGTAAGGGAAAGTAATATGGCTGCTTGTTTAATAGAATTAGGATTTATATCTAATGCAGAAGATTTAAATTTAATAGAATCTAAAAAAGACGAGTTTGCACTAGCTATAGCAGATGGAATATGTAACTACCTAGGCGTTAAATTTAATAGCAATCCACCTATACAAAAGGTAGAAGTTTATAACATAATTACGGGTGGATTTGGATCTAAAGAGAACGCTCAAAAACAACTAGATTACCTTCATGGTTTAACTGGTTGGTATTTAGAATTAGAGGAACAAAAGCCTGGAGATTGGAGAATAAGAACAGGTGGATTTACGGGAGAGGGTAGAGTAAAAAGAGAAATGGCAGCATTAACAGAACTTACTGGTTGGTGGTGTACTTACGAAAAAGAAAAGTAA
- a CDS encoding S-layer homology domain-containing protein, which produces MKFKQRFLSVALSIGLIAGSTFVSLADTNQLEVHHINVGQGESIYIEFPDGTDALIDAGKSNYGDTVVNYLKSQENNMDLEYLIATHPDADHIGGMQSVFKDLNVKNFIYPKDAPHDSKTWENILSLASSEGCNIQDGKTGIAFDIGGASMKFIQPEKDYSDNNEDSIVTYLDYNNTEFLFTGDMESSTEKDMVSQGIVPNVDFMSVPHHGSKTSSTPTFLSVADPEYAVCSVGENSYGHPAPEVIQRYTDIGAKVYRTDVDGNVVIKTDGVSSEINGSRTNIGFNDIKGHWGESQINAFINKGYINGYPDGTFRPDNSITRAEFVRIFNTVFGLTNASGKVFNDTVNHWAKTAIDIAVTNGVCNGMSATEFAPDQPITREQAAKMIANYKRITDVHHNRVKGYKDGVNTSNWAINEVEAILEAGYMNGYSEDNTFRPQNNITRAEAVSTLTRVEGNPNPVMPIPPTPEPPSNPDPEPTPPPVVDRTVYANGGSSSSNKYHKSSNSHGMKGAISMTESQARSKGYVPCGSCF; this is translated from the coding sequence ATGAAGTTTAAACAAAGATTTTTATCAGTCGCATTATCCATTGGATTAATTGCAGGAAGTACATTTGTATCATTAGCCGATACAAATCAATTAGAAGTACATCATATTAATGTAGGGCAAGGAGAATCTATTTATATAGAATTTCCAGATGGAACAGATGCATTAATTGATGCAGGAAAAAGTAACTATGGTGATACTGTAGTAAACTACTTGAAATCGCAAGAAAATAACATGGATTTAGAATATCTTATAGCTACACATCCGGATGCAGATCATATAGGTGGAATGCAATCTGTATTTAAGGATTTAAATGTTAAGAATTTTATATATCCAAAGGATGCGCCACACGATTCAAAAACTTGGGAGAATATATTATCTCTTGCAAGTTCAGAGGGTTGTAATATTCAGGATGGTAAAACAGGAATAGCTTTTGATATAGGCGGAGCTAGTATGAAATTTATACAACCTGAAAAAGATTACTCAGATAATAATGAAGATAGCATAGTTACATATTTAGATTATAATAATACAGAGTTTTTATTTACTGGAGATATGGAATCTTCAACTGAAAAAGATATGGTTTCTCAAGGGATAGTTCCGAATGTTGATTTTATGAGTGTTCCTCATCATGGTTCTAAGACTTCAAGTACACCAACATTTTTATCAGTAGCAGATCCTGAATATGCAGTATGTTCTGTAGGAGAAAATAGCTATGGACATCCAGCTCCAGAAGTTATTCAAAGATATACAGATATAGGAGCTAAAGTATATAGAACTGATGTAGACGGAAATGTGGTTATAAAAACAGATGGTGTATCTAGTGAAATAAATGGTTCAAGAACAAATATAGGATTTAATGATATAAAAGGTCACTGGGGAGAAAGTCAAATAAATGCATTCATAAATAAAGGTTATATAAATGGTTACCCTGATGGAACTTTTAGACCAGACAATTCAATAACAAGAGCTGAATTCGTTAGAATATTTAACACTGTATTCGGTCTTACAAATGCTAGTGGAAAAGTGTTTAATGATACAGTAAATCATTGGGCTAAAACTGCTATAGATATAGCTGTTACTAACGGAGTGTGTAATGGTATGTCAGCTACAGAGTTTGCTCCGGATCAGCCTATAACAAGAGAGCAAGCTGCCAAGATGATTGCTAACTATAAAAGAATAACTGATGTTCATCACAATAGAGTAAAAGGATATAAAGATGGCGTAAATACATCTAATTGGGCTATAAATGAAGTGGAAGCAATTTTAGAAGCTGGATATATGAATGGATATTCTGAAGATAATACATTCAGACCTCAAAATAATATAACTAGAGCAGAAGCGGTGTCTACTTTAACAAGAGTTGAAGGTAATCCTAATCCTGTAATGCCAATACCTCCTACTCCGGAACCTCCTTCTAATCCAGACCCAGAACCAACACCACCTCCGGTAGTAGATAGAACTGTATATGCGAATGGAGGAAGTTCTTCATCTAATAAGTATCATAAATCTTCAAATTCTCATGGAATGAAAGGTGCTATATCTATGACTGAAAGCCAAGCTAGAAGTAAAGGATATGTACCATGTGGTTCATGTTTTTAA
- a CDS encoding putative phage tail protein, translated as MKLIEQLPSFYENDIDMVIQNSLNLETDTLHKEVEDTLNQFFVETCTWGLDYWENMLGIAKNNHDIQTRRENIKAKMRSRGTTTLSVMKNVCEAYSNGEVEIIDNYDDYSFIIKFVGAKGIPAALNELDKTIEEIKPCHLAHSYEFTYLTWDEFDNFNHTFDEWDSLNLTWDQFEVYRKEGVKDAKCK; from the coding sequence TTGAAGTTAATAGAGCAACTACCTTCTTTTTATGAAAATGATATAGATATGGTTATTCAAAATTCACTTAACTTAGAAACTGATACTTTGCACAAAGAGGTTGAAGATACTTTAAATCAATTTTTCGTCGAAACTTGCACTTGGGGTTTAGATTATTGGGAAAATATGTTAGGTATAGCTAAAAATAACCACGATATACAAACTCGAAGAGAAAATATTAAGGCTAAAATGAGAAGTAGAGGTACAACTACATTAAGTGTTATGAAAAATGTTTGCGAAGCCTATTCAAATGGAGAGGTAGAAATAATTGATAATTATGATGACTATAGCTTTATTATTAAATTCGTTGGTGCAAAAGGAATACCGGCAGCTCTTAATGAGTTAGACAAAACTATAGAAGAAATAAAGCCATGCCATCTAGCACATAGTTACGAGTTTACATACTTAACTTGGGATGAATTTGACAATTTCAACCATACGTTTGATGAGTGGGATAGCTTGAACCTAACTTGGGATCAATTTGAGGTTTATAGAAAGGAAGGTGTTAAGGATGCCAAGTGCAAATAA
- a CDS encoding phage holin family protein: protein MKELYAVLASSFNWKIVIWLVAFDMFVGLMRCIKERKINSTCGIDGVIRKVCMIGSVVFLEMISTFVRLDLSKFVPSEILSILPIKAIGITEFFVIGYVLYEILSILKNIVRIGNPVNNRLIALIEKFLKMFTGELDLEKQK, encoded by the coding sequence ATGAAAGAGTTATATGCAGTATTAGCATCAAGTTTTAATTGGAAAATAGTTATATGGTTAGTTGCTTTTGATATGTTTGTTGGATTAATGAGGTGTATAAAAGAACGCAAGATAAATAGTACTTGTGGAATAGATGGCGTGATTAGGAAAGTATGTATGATAGGAAGTGTAGTATTTCTAGAAATGATAAGTACCTTTGTAAGATTAGACTTGAGTAAATTTGTACCTTCTGAAATATTATCTATTTTACCTATTAAAGCTATTGGAATAACTGAGTTTTTTGTTATAGGTTATGTATTGTATGAAATACTATCAATACTTAAGAATATAGTCAGAATAGGTAATCCAGTTAATAATAGACTTATAGCTCTAATAGAGAAGTTTTTAAAGATGTTTACTGGTGAGTTAGATTTAGAAAAGCAAAAGTAA
- a CDS encoding XkdX family protein has protein sequence MMNWLGFDKIEYFYNTKMSNGERLWSIEQVKVAVVREKISPEEFKKITGEDYIA, from the coding sequence ATGATGAATTGGTTAGGATTCGATAAAATAGAATATTTTTACAATACTAAAATGTCTAACGGTGAAAGACTTTGGTCAATTGAACAAGTAAAAGTTGCAGTTGTAAGGGAAAAGATATCACCCGAAGAATTTAAAAAGATAACAGGCGAGGACTATATAGCTTAG